cCCCGTCCCACTCCTGGAGAGCCCTGGGCAGAAAGCCGGGGACCTGCTCCCTTGGCACTGCCCCACGGCCATCCCCACAACCCCAAGGCAGCAGGAGCCGGGCGGGCGCACGCACCGATGGACGTGAACATGCCCGCTGCCAGCGGCACGTTGTTGGACTGGAAGCCCACCGGCCCTGTGGGGGACACGGGGTAGGTTATGGCTCACGGGGACGGTGCGTGCCCCCCCATCCTATCCCCTGTCCCACCCCCAGCACCTACATTCGTGCACCGAGAGGAAGTTGCCGATGCCGTGCCCGGTTCCATGGCCATAGTTGAGCCCCACGTCCCAGAGCGCCCGGCGGGCGAAGGCCTCCACTGTTCTCCCTGGGGGACGAGGAGGTGGAACAGGGTCAGGAGCGGCGGTGGGGACCCCTACCCTGCTCCCACCGTGCTGGGCTCCGCACTCACCAGCTGTGTTGGGTGGGAAGATGAGGCGGGAGAGGTCGATGTTGCCCATCAGCACGCGGGTGTAGGCTTCCTAAGAGGGGACGGGAGCTGAGCGTGGTGGTGTGGGACATTCCCCCAGTCCCGGTGCTGGGACCACCCCACAGTGCCGGCACCTTCTGCAGCGGGGTCGGCGTGCCCCAGTGCACGGTGCGTGTGATGTCCGTGGTGCCGTCCCTGCAAAGGGGATGCGAGCGGGGCCCCGTCACCCCACTGCACCCCGGGCACAGTGGGGACAGGGAGCGCTACGCACAGATACTGCCCGCCGGTGTCCGCCAGGTACATCTCATCCACTGACAGCTGCCGGCTGCTGCCGTtggctgggctggggggggaggggaaaggggggGGCGGTGAAAGCCTGGCCACAGTGCCCCCACACCGCGcatccccctccccatccccacaccTGTAATGTGCGAGCGCCGCGTTGAGCCCGCTGGCAGAGATGGACTCGAAGCTGGGCCCAcggctgtgctgctgcacccTGGAAGGGAGCGAGCGTGTGTGTgggggtgtgtggggggggatGCTGGGGGGTCCCTGCTGCCCCGTGCTGGTTGCTCCCCCCTGGGAGGCACTGACCAGCGGAGGGCATCGATGTGGCGGGCACCCGAAAACTCATCCACCTGCCCCTGCGGCACCATCTTCTCCAGCCACAGCAGGTACTGGATGACAGCCACCGCGTCCCGAACCTGAGAGCAGCCTCGTGGTACCAGGGGGTGTCACCGTACCCCCCGTGCTGCTGGCCGAGGGGATGGGGACGGCCTTACATGAGCcgccctcagcagctcctgctccttgGCGTTCTTCACGGCCTTGGCGAGCATCACCGGGGAGTAGCTGTcctccagcagcttctcctgcGCAGGTGACAACGGTGGCACACGGCCATCCCATCCCCTGCTCCCAGCGGGACCCTGTGGGGTCCACCACGACCTCACCTGGGGGATGATGCTGTAGAGGCCGTAGGTGGTGTACTCGGTGCCCAGCCAGATGGTGACGTTGCCCTGAGCATAGCGGTGGAGGTGGGCGCTCACCTGCCCGTAGTCCCACAGCTCCACGCAGAGCGGCCCCGGGCAGCCGGAGCGCAATGACCGCTGAGCCTCCGCCGTCAGGCGCACCGTGTCCACGAACAGGCTGGGCAGGGGGCACAGAGAAGGGGCTGGGGCTtggagggggagaggggaggccGGACCCCTGGGTTTTACTGGGAGGGATGGGAGCTGTTCTGGGAAAGATGTAGGACTTGGAGGAGGGCTGCAGTGGGGTGGGCATCGTGGGACATGGTGGGTGCGCTGGGAACAAGTGGAAGCGGGGGGGTCTCACAGGGTAGGGGGGGAGGGCTGAGGCTGAGCCCCATGGAAGCTGCTGCCCACCTGATGTTGGTGGTGGTCAGGAGCGTGTAGGAGTAGAAGACGGGGTTGTAGGGGATGTCGTCTCCGCGGAGGTTGAAGAGCCCTGCCAGGGATGAGACAGCAGAGCCGTGCCCACCCActcccccgccgcccccggggCACTGCCACAGCCCGGTGTGCTACTCACAGGCTGTCTCCTCcagccctgagagcagcagggccGTGGGTCTCTGCGTGTGCTCCTCCATCTGCTGCCGGATCCCGGACACCTTCTcctgccagctgctccctggggtgggggggtggggggctcaGCACACGGCCCTCCCCCAGCCAGGCGGAGTGGGCGGGGGGTGTACCTGTGAATTCCTCTGGGAGGCTGTAGATGCTGCTGGAAGGTGGGGGGGGTCTCTGGTTGCCCCACACTTGGTCCACGAGGTTGGTCTCCATGGGCAGGAGGTTGATGCTGGAGCCCTGCAGGGCCTGCCTGTAGCTGTGCCACGTGTCTGGAGGGAGAACGGCCATCACCCAGCGACCACCCTATGGGGAagtgtccccccccccccgtgccaGCCCACCCTACCgatggagaagaggaaggggtCCAGGCTGACGTTCCCCCCCGCAGGGACCACCTCCATGATCCACGTCCCGATGGACTCAATCCAGGCTGCAAGGCAGAGCTGCGTGGTGGGGGTCTGGCAATGGGcaccccctcaccccccccaccccacccgCACTGACTGGTCCGCTGCAGCTCCCAGTTGCAGTCCAGCTGCCGCTCTGCCTGCGTCCAGTAGCGGCTGTCAGTCCACAGAGCCGCCCTGTCCTGCGTCACCACGCCGGTGCCTGGGGGGCAGCGGGTCTCAGGCATCACCTCTCCCCCAGTCCcactccccagcagccccccccGGGGATGGGCACGGAGCCCAGCAGGGATGCTCCCACCTGCGGAGCCAGTGAAACCGGTGATCCAGCCCAGGCGGGCGTCCCGCTCGGAGATGTACTCGCTCTGGGGACGGGATGGAGCAGTGAGGGGCGGTCGGAGCGCTGGCACGGCGCGTGGGGATGGCACCTCACCATGTGGGCATCCGTGGAGGGCACGATGTAGGCGTGGACGTTATGGGCACGCATGGTGTCCCGCAGAGCGGCGAGCCGCGCCGAGGTGTTGGTGACCGTGGGGGGCAGGTACTGGTGGCACAAAGGGACAGAGAGGCGTGGGGCTGGGTAGGGGGCCGCTGGGGCACCCCGGGGTGGGTGTGGGCAGCATGCGGGGGGGCTCACCGGTGGGTCCACGGAGCAGTCCCGGATGTCGGTCCTGGGGGAGGCGGCGGGCTGCGAGCATCCCATGGAGCAACCTGGGGGGTTCAGAGCATCAGCGGGAGCTCGGgctcctgctcagccccagcccggcccgTGGCGACGTGTGCCCCCtaccctgcagcaggagcagccaggCTGCGGTCCAGCGGGAGGGCGGCATGGCTGTCCCCACGCCGCGGGACATGGAGGGGACGTTTTGGCGGCGCTGGGGAGTGACAGGGCCCTCCTCCTGCGCCTTTGCCCCCAGGGTGGAGGGATGCCAAGGCCCCGGGCAGATACTGGGGGTCGTTGTCCTCTTCACCGAACCCTTCTGCTTTATAGATAACCAGATAACAGCAAACAGCTGAACCAGCACAAAGTCCAAAGATCTCCTGGAGGCAGAAACGCGGCCGTGCCAGCTCAGCCTGGCACGTCCCCGCTTGCACGAACCTGGGGGTGCCGCGCCGCCCCGCGACCCCGGGAGCCCtctcccagcagtgctccccGGGTTGGGGCCGGCGTGCGGGGACGGGTCGTGGTGGCATCCCGCTCCCCCTGCCCGCGCCATCGGCCTGGAGGGAAATGACAACGAGCAGCACGGGGTGAGGGCACAGAGCCGGGGTCCTCCAGCCCCGCGATGGGGAAGGGGCCGAGCTCGGCTCCCGAGGTCACCTGCAGCGAAGGGACGAGTCCTCCCGCTACGGGGACATCCCCGTAGGACGGGCCCCGTGCAGCGCGGTTGCGGTGGGTGCCGGGGACCTTCGGGGGAGGTGCGGCCCCACCCGGGGGAGAAGAGCGGCGGGACGCAGCTGCGGGACGCGGGGTAGGTCCTACAGTAAATAAACGAGGAGCCGCTTGAGGAACGGGGCTCGCCGTCGACGTACCGCGCCGCTCAGCGATGCCACCCGCGGGGACCGTCCCGCAGCGTCACCGCGGAGCCGTCGGCCACGAGGTGGCACCACGACCGCAGCGCGGGGCCCGGAGGAGGCGGGAGGCGACGGCGGGAGCGGGTGGCATCGCCACCGCCCCGTCCCCGTGAACGGCACCGAGCCGAGGCCGGGCGCGTTCGTGTCACTGATGCTCCCGGCCAGGCCGCCGTCACCCCGAGCCCCTCGCCTGGGTCGCCCCACGCGGAGGGGGTGTGCGGGAGCCCCCGGagagggctgggctggggagggaCACGATGACATGAAGCCGCTGCGATCGTCACGGCGACCAAAGTTGCTCGAGGATGCGCCATGCGGTTGCCGTGGTGACCATCAGGCATCGCTTCGCTTCCGTCCTGCTAATTAACAAAACGTGCTAACGATGCCGcgcatcctcctcctcttcctcctgccgTCCCCAGGGACCCCGACCCGCTCACCGGGGGCTGCGCTGAGCAGAGCGGCCTCGACCGGACGAAGCCCATCCACTGTGCGTCCGGtggggcccggcccggcccccccCGGGAGCTTTCCTCGACGGCGGGCCCGGAGGAAGGCTTGGGGGAGACATCCTCCCTTTGTGGGCTATTGTTAGCCTTCCGCCACCTGCGGGGCCGCGGGGTGACTCAGGCCGGGGTGATGCGCCCGAGCAAACAGGAcgtggggtgggagggagggagggagcccCTGGGAGCCCAGGAATGCGGAAGGCGGTGAGGGAGCGTTGGGTCCAGGGGAAATCCCCTGTGAAGAGGGACTGGGGATCCGCCAGCGATGGGAAGCACTGCAGGAGAGCACGGGgcacccagctccagcctgaAGGGGAGtcccacctccagctgcacccACAGCAGCTCCGGAGCTCTGCGCCTCTGTAGGGGTGCGGATCCGTCGCTTTGCCTCCATCAGCAAAGTCCCACTCGTGTCCAGCTGCACCTCGGTGGTCACCACATCAGTGATGTTGTAGAGGTGGTTTTGGGGGCCCTGTGCAGGCATCCCACACCTCCACAGCCCTCTCCTGCACGGAGCACCcgaagctggaagggacccactgCTCCAGTCCCGCTCCAGCAGGGACCCCCCCCCGAGCAGCGTGCCAGGATCACACCCTGGTGGAATTCACTTCCAAGGGCAGACACCCACCACCCCTCGGGgtgctgtgccagtgctctgcccCATGCACAGCAAAGGAACGCTTCCTGGCAGCAGGGGACCCACCTGTGCTCCTGTCTGTGCCCACTGCCATATCCCtggggctgcccacagccccacctCCTCCTAAGCAAAGCATTTCCCCCTTACCCCCACCCAAAGCCCCTCTCCCCTTCAGCTGAGCCTCCTACCCACCAGcccccagagctgctctccaggagctctccctctcctctgtACTCACCCTGGGTTTAACCTGACACAGGTGCAACCCCTTGGCCTcgttaaacctcatcaggttcacatgggcccacaTGAGGCCCACAGGTCCCCTTGGGCAGGATCCCtcccctccagctcctccaccGCACCACTCAGCTGCGTGACATCCGCGGTGCTGCAGAGGTCATGCTCTGTCCCCCCATCCTGGTCACTGTTGGAGGTGTTAAATCACCTTGGTCCCAGCCCAGAGCCCTGAACACCACTGGTCACTGCCCCCAGCCATGCACGGAGCAGTGGAGCAATCCTTTGGGTGCAACTCAGGCAATTCCATATCCACTGAGCAGTCCGTCTGCCACATCTACACCTCTGTgatgcagaggcagcaggacaGCCTCGGTGCTCTGCACGTATCCGGGTGCACTGCCTCAGTCTGCACCCAGCAGTGCCGTGAGCGCTGGGGACCAGCAGGACCTGTCCTTCCCCACCCGGTGTGCTCTGACCCCGTCACCTCTCTGCTCTCCGAGCACCTCGcgcagcttccaggaggatctgctccacgaGCAGCACACCGAGCACAGAGGTGAtgctgcccagcctgcagcttcctggctcttccttttccccctttttttcccccttttgcAGCCATTGGGACCCCATTGCCCCACCGTGACTTCTCACACAGCGGTTTGGCACCgccacccccagctccctccgGCCCCTAGGGTGCACCCCACCGGGTCCCACTCCTGGGCACGCTGCGGGTTGATGCGTGgggggtgggctgggctgggctcggTGCTCTGCGAGGTCTTTTCCCATctcagtgattctgtggttctgtgctCGGTGCGGTGCTCACCCGCACCCCCTCCCTTTCATCCCCGGCGGGCTGCGGTGCTGGCCCTGCCCAGGAGCGTCCTCTCCGCTCCCCCTGCCCGCGTCCCCTCGGATGCCACCCCCTGGGCAACCCCGGGGGGGCTGCAGCGCGGAGagggcggagcggggcggggcggggcgagCGGCGGACCCCCCCTCGGTGCCGGCGGCCACATGACCgggcgggagcggggccgggccgggctctCACCGCCTACAAATGCGGCGATCCCGGAGCGGGGCCGCCGCCTCCTGCGTGTCCGTGTCCCCGCGTGTCCGTGTCCCCGCGCCGGGCGGAGCATGGCGGCGCGCCGCTGgctgctggcgctgctgctgctcctctgcctcGCGCTGAGCGCCGCGTACGCGGGTGAGTGCGGGGCCGAGCGCGGCGCGGTGCGGGGTGCGGGGCCGGGGTCGGAGAGGGCGGGGGGAGGCAGAGCCGTCGGCCCCCGGGGGGGAGGACAAAGCGCTTTTCATGGTGGCAACAAACCGCAGCCTGTCCCGAGGGCAGCGGGGCCGAACAACGGCCGTGAGCCGCCTGTGCCACCGGGTGCCGGGGGGCGGCTGTGCCAGCGCCGGTGCCACCCgtgtgctggtggtgctggagcATCTCCGCCGTCACCCCGAGAGGAGTGCCACGGCTGGCTCCGGGGTGGGCACGGTGGGCTGGGACCGAAGCCCGAGTTGGGGCATTGCCGTGCCCTTTGGTGACAGCCGTGCCCTTTGGTGATGGCGGTGGCACCGTGCAGGTGGCCCGGCCGTCTGCCCGCAGGAAGCACTCTGTGGGCGCGTGGCTCCTGCCGGGGGTAATTGAGGAAATGGGAGATGCTGCCCAGCTCCCGGAGCATCCCCACCCCGCGTGTGGGCAGGGCATCCGCTCACACCGTTCTGCCATCCCCAGGGCcgctgggagcggggctggaTGGGATGGATCCCGAGGACGGCCTCATCCGAACGCTGGTGCGACCACGGGGTGCGCGGCGCGGGAACGTGCGGCGGCCGGGGGGGTGGCGGAAATATCGCCGACCCCGGCCACGGCTGTCCCATAAGGGCCCCATGCCCTTCTGATAGAGGTAAGTGACACGGAGGGGACACGCGTGGCGGTGCCGGGAGTGCACTCATCCCACCGGGCTTTGCTCTTGTTGCAGGACCGCCGCCAGCGCTCCAGGGATGCATCCCCACCGCCCACTCCGCTCGTCCCCGAGCCCACCCGTGAGCCGGCGTCACCTCCCCGCAGCTGCCCCCGGTGGCCTTGGCACCGCgtcctcccagtgcccccatgCCCTGATCCCGGTGCGCCAGGTCCAGGGGCTCTGCGCAAAGCACTTTGTCCGGCAGAGGAGCTCCCCTGGGGGTCCTGCCTTGTCCCCTCCCAGGGGGGGGTCTATTTATTCCCACAGTGCTGACCCCGTGTGAGCTGCCCTGTGGggttcccccccctcccccgggGCTCTGCGGGAAGCACTGATGTACCCCAAAGGGGCCGCAGCGGTGCCGGGCCCTGCTGGTCACCGTGTCTCTCATGTCTGTAAAGAATTGTTCTGTGTAAATACATCTTTATAGTAAAGAGCTATGATGACAGTAAGCGCTTGTTGTGGCGGTGCAGTGGGAGACTGAACGAAGGGCTGGGGCAtgctctgcagcctgtggggctggggaggggtgCTCTGCGGCCTGAGCAGGGATGCAGCCATCCCATTGCTGTCCCCatggtgctggtggtggcatctgtgctgtgacagcagctgggctgggggctcaTGCATCTCGCTAACGAAAAGCGGTTTGTAACTCCGGGTGTGAGCACCGTGATGCTGACGTTGCCGTGGTTACCAGCTATTGGGTGCTGCACCCGTGTCCGGCTTTGGGTTGCCTGGTCCTGGGCACCTCTGGCTGCTGCCATCCCCTGGTGGCTGCTGGACACCCCGCCTGCCTCAGCCCTGCACCGTGTGCTCTGCGTCCCCCTGTCTGCTGTCCCCATTCCCGGAGTCTGCGCTCCTGGTGTCCTCCTCCCTGCCATCTCTATTCTTGGTGTCCCTATTCCTGGCATCCCTGTCTCTGGTATCCACGTCCCTGGTGATCCTATTGCTGATGTCCCTGACAGCCCTACCCTTGCCGTCCTGGTTCCTGGTGTCCCCATCGCCCTGGGCCCTGGTAGgcaagcagctgcaggcacCTGTCCCTGGTGCCCCTCCATGCAGGCCCATGCAGGAGGGCAGTGGCTTAGGGCTCAGCAAGCAAATCTTTCACTTGGATGGGGACTGAGCTGTGTAAAGGGGCAGGACCACACCAGAATCTCCCAAGCCAGGAGCCCaacagggcagtgctgtgcagggccCCTGAGCCCTCCATCCTCTGCACGagtggtgctgggctgccctgggagagCGAGGGGGGCACGGTGGAGGGGGGGGGTCCCGCAGGCAGCACGGGAGGTGCAGGGCGGCAGcgctgggggggagggggttaACGGGGCTGCGGAGGAGCGGAAAGTCTGCAGCTGCGGGGCTGCGAGCAGGGGCCCGGGGGAAGCGGGGCTGGGCCCAGCTGGCCTCCATGAGCTCATCCTTGGGGACCGGGAGGGATGCGCTCCCGGCCACGTGCCAGCGCGCTCCCGCCACGCCGCATGCCTGCGGGAACCCCGCTGGGCTCTTCCCCTCCGCAGGGTTTAGTGGCTGCCGTGCCACGTGGGGGGGTTTAGGATGCGGTGCCCCCACCCAGCGGTTTCATCGCTGCCCTGGAAGGGGGAGGCCAGGGAGGTCCTCCCGGTTGGGCTGCGGCCAGCGGTGCTGGAGGAAAAGGCTCCTGGGCCAGAAGGCCGAAGGAATCTTTGGCTTTTCCTGGCCTGGCTGGCTGCCCACGGGCAGGTGGGGGCTGCCGGGCTGCAGCACCCTCCCCATGCTGCGTGCCCTGCCAGTACCGTGTGCTGTGCCAGCCGGTCACCCGCTGCAGGAGGTTTGAAGAGGGTGGGGGCAGAGCCCCTGGCACCCGAGCACGCAGGTGTGTAGGTCCTGTCCCAGCACAGTGACAAcagggtgctgtgctgtgcgcCAGAGCGCCcagcggggacacggggatgcCACCAGCCGCGCTGCTCCCACCGCACAGACATCACCACGATGGGCGCTGGTTGTACTCAACCCCCAACCCCCGTGCAGGGCTCGGAGCCGTGTGCTGCCAACTTCCAAGGAGCCCCGCGGCCTCGAGCACACGCAGGCCCAGACCTCGTTCTGTCCCTGGGGAGCCACGAGGCTTCACTCCCTCTCCGGCATTTCCGCCGGCAGTGGCAGGAATGCGGCGGCCGTAGGAACAATGCCGGCACCTTGCGCAGCTCCTCTCCGTGACGAGGTCGGGAGCAGCTGCCcgggcacagccctgcactcaAGGAGCAGGCAGGATGCAGATGGAGATGACACTGGTGGCCGTTTCCTGCAGCAGGATGCCGCCAGCTTTCtccagtgctgctccagctgctgagcCAGGAGCGCCGGGGGGCTCAGCGTTGTGCCACGGTACCCGCGGCGCTGCGCCCGCTCCCCATCCCTTAAGGGGCATCAGCACCAGGATGGTGGGGGGCGTGGGTCATCCCTGGTACCAGCACTTGGGCCAGCTCTGTGCCgtgggatgctgcagctcctgtgaCGTGACGGCTGGCAGGCATGGTCTGAGCCCCAGCCTAGCCAAACCCCTGCTTGCACAACTGAGGTTTATTTGGAACAGACGGATTTCCAATAAattatgtaatttaaaaattaaaaacaaaacaaaacaaaaaccccaacaaTAAGAGCCTCAAGGTCCGGGAGCCCCTGGCTGCAGGGGAACGCGGGCAGGGGGATGCAGACAGGTACATGGAGCTCAGGCTGAGCACATGCACCCGCAGCTCCCAGCGCAGGCAGGGCTCAGCGTAGTGTTTGAGCAGGGACAGGCTCCCGCTTGCAGCCCCCTTTCCAGCCCCCTGGCAccagagcccccccagcccctttcCTGCTACACCCAAGGCCCATTCTTACCCCTCACCCTCTCCCCATCGGGACAGATAGGAAGGCACTCAACGTGGCCCGCACACCCAGACCCTCTCCTCAGGCAGGGCTGGGTCCTGCTCTGCACCATGCCCAGGGACAGCCCCAGAGAAACCATGCACAGCCCACAGCGCTGCTTGATGCGGGCTCCTCCGcccagccaccagcactgccGGCCCAGAAGGAAACCAGGGcacaggagaagggagaggggagagcagtgctCTGGTGCCAGAAACCCAGGGGCCGGAGCAGGGGACAGGAATGACAAAAGCCTTACCCACGGCGAGGGAAGCAGGGAAGAGGATACTGCACTaatggagggaagggaggaggccACGTGTCCCTCCTGGCACAGTCCTTTCGTAGCACAGTGACGGTGTGTCAGGTTTACTCAGTCTGCTGCATGGCTGAGGGTGGCACATGCCTAAATCCTGTGACAGCACAGAGCTCTCACCAGCACGCACGCCTGGCACCGCAGGGACAACAGCACGGGCAGTTTCCACCCTTCCCTGCGACGACTCCAAGGAGATGGGGGTGGCAAGGAGAGAGAAGCGTGGTGCAGGGAACCGGTGAC
The window above is part of the Numida meleagris isolate 19003 breed g44 Domestic line chromosome 8, NumMel1.0, whole genome shotgun sequence genome. Proteins encoded here:
- the APLN gene encoding apelin, with amino-acid sequence MTGRERGRAGLSPPTNAAIPERGRRLLRVRVPACPCPRAGRSMAARRWLLALLLLLCLALSAAYAGPLGAGLDGMDPEDGLIRTLVRPRGARRGNVRRPGGWRKYRRPRPRLSHKGPMPF
- the XPNPEP2 gene encoding LOW QUALITY PROTEIN: xaa-Pro aminopeptidase 2 (The sequence of the model RefSeq protein was modified relative to this genomic sequence to represent the inferred CDS: deleted 1 base in 1 codon), which codes for MPPRPVPARRPQPGEHCWERAPGVAGRRGTPRFVQAGTCQAELARPRFCLQEIFGLCAGSAVCCYLVIYKAEGFGEEDNDPQYLPGALASLHPGGKGAGGGPCHSPAPPNVPSMSRGVGTAMPPSRWTAAWLLLLQGCSMGCSQPAASPRTDIRDCSVDPPYLPPTVTNTSARLAALRDTMRAHNVHAYIVPSTDAHMSEYISERDARLGWITGFTGSAGTGVVTQDRAALWTDSRYWTQAERQLDCNWELQRTTWIESIGTWIMEVVPAGGNVSLDPFLFSIDTWHSYRQALQGSSINLLPMETNLVDQVWGNQRPPPPSSSIYSLPEEFTGSSWQEKVSGIRQQMEEHTQRPTALLLSGLEETAWLFNLRGDDIPYNPVFYSYTLLTTTNISLFVDTVRLTAEAQRSLRSGCPGPLCVELWDYGQVSAHLHRYAQGNVTIWLGTEYTTYGLYSIIPQEKLLEDSYSPVMLAKAVKNAKEQELLRAAHVRDAVAVIQYLLWLEKMVPQGQVDEFSGARHIDALRWVQQHSRGPSFESISASGLNAALAHYSPANGSSRQLSVDEMYLADTGGQYLDGTTDITRTVHWGTPTPLQKEAYTRVLMGNIDLSRLIFPPNTAGRTVEAFARRALWDVGLNYGHGTGHGIGNFLSVHEWPVGFQSNNVPLAAGMFTSIEPGYYRDGEFGIRIEDTVLVVEAQTKHPTGEKPFLTFEVVSLVPYDRNLIDVSLLSQEQIQYLNAYYETIRARVGPELQRQQLEEEYSWLQRNTEPFLLSSAPAATTAALGTLAVTSLISVLLAELQA